One stretch of Chloroflexota bacterium DNA includes these proteins:
- the acnA gene encoding aconitate hydratase AcnA yields the protein MTTRPTQPDPSAARATLAVGDRSYRYYALEALGIPDLDRLPYTVKVLIENAARHAASGIGLVTTDDLATLASWRPDTDPGTTELPFLPARVILQDFTGVPCVVDLAAMRDALADLGGDPNKVNPLVPADLVIDHSVQVDQYGTEAAFLINVEREYERNGERYALLRWAQEAFANFRVVPPGTGIVHQVNLEYLADVVSARPEPDGTMTAFPDTLVGTDSHTTMINGLGVVGWGVGGIEAEAALLGQPLYQPLPVVVGFRLDGEMPPGTTATDLVLTVTEILRTHGVVGKFVEFHGTGLSRLGLADRATISNMSPEFGATATLFPVDDETLRYLRMTGRSEEVVDRVEAYAKAQHLFRTDASPEPMFNESLHLDLGSVEPSLAGPKRPQDRVSLPGLPENFRTVFADALDRSATVRFNGTTEQLSSGSVLIAAITSCTNTSNPSVMVAAGLVAQRAVERGLTMPPWVKTSFAPGSKVVPEYLEAAGLMDPLKSLGFNLVGFGCTTCIGNSGPLAEPIAAAVEETDLVGVSVLSGNRNFEGRIHPLTRASYLASPPLVVAFALAGRIDLDLTTEPLGIGSDGASVYLKDLWPTTEEVDAVVAERVRSEIFTKEYASVFDGDEQWRELPVPAGGRYAWDAASTYVARPPFFDGLGMEPEPLIDVVDARVLAWLGDSVTTDHISPAGSIPHSSPAGKWLIERGVAPRDFNSYGARRGHHEVLVRGTFANIRLRNRLTPDAEGNITEHFPSGERLTIFEASQRYLASGTPLVVLAGKEYGSGSSRDWAAKGPLLQGVRAVIAESYERIHRSNLVGMGILPLQFRAGESAESQGLTGRETFAIRGVAAGLQPRQEVTVEARAEDGALRTFQAIARLDGPVDVEYYRQGGVLQTVLRRLAAS from the coding sequence GTGACCACCCGTCCAACCCAACCCGATCCTTCGGCTGCGCGCGCGACGCTGGCCGTAGGCGATCGGTCGTATCGGTACTACGCCCTCGAAGCGCTTGGCATCCCGGATCTGGATCGGCTCCCGTACACCGTCAAGGTCCTGATCGAGAACGCGGCACGGCACGCGGCCTCTGGGATCGGCCTAGTAACGACTGACGACCTGGCGACGCTAGCCAGCTGGCGCCCGGACACGGATCCAGGCACGACCGAGCTGCCGTTCCTCCCCGCGCGGGTCATCCTCCAGGACTTCACCGGCGTGCCATGCGTCGTGGACTTGGCCGCCATGCGCGACGCGCTGGCGGACCTGGGCGGCGACCCGAACAAGGTGAACCCCCTCGTCCCGGCCGACCTGGTCATCGACCATTCGGTCCAGGTCGACCAGTACGGGACCGAGGCCGCGTTCCTGATCAACGTCGAGCGCGAGTACGAGCGCAATGGCGAGCGTTACGCGCTGCTCCGCTGGGCGCAGGAAGCGTTCGCCAACTTCCGGGTTGTCCCGCCGGGGACCGGCATCGTCCACCAGGTCAACCTCGAGTACCTGGCCGACGTCGTCAGCGCCCGCCCCGAGCCAGACGGCACAATGACCGCCTTCCCGGACACCCTGGTCGGGACCGACTCCCACACCACCATGATCAACGGCCTGGGCGTTGTGGGCTGGGGCGTGGGCGGCATCGAGGCCGAGGCTGCCCTGCTGGGCCAACCGCTGTACCAGCCGCTCCCCGTGGTGGTCGGCTTCCGCCTGGACGGGGAGATGCCTCCCGGCACCACGGCCACCGACCTGGTCCTGACCGTGACCGAGATCCTCCGCACCCACGGGGTGGTGGGCAAGTTCGTCGAATTCCACGGCACCGGCCTGTCGCGGCTGGGGCTGGCCGACCGGGCCACCATCAGCAACATGAGCCCCGAGTTTGGCGCCACCGCCACCCTGTTCCCGGTTGACGACGAGACCCTCCGCTACCTGCGGATGACGGGCCGTTCGGAGGAGGTGGTAGACCGGGTCGAGGCCTACGCCAAGGCCCAGCACCTGTTCCGGACTGATGCCTCCCCGGAGCCGATGTTCAACGAGTCGCTCCACCTGGACCTGGGCAGCGTCGAGCCATCGTTGGCCGGACCCAAGCGGCCGCAGGACCGCGTGTCGCTCCCTGGGCTGCCTGAGAACTTCCGGACCGTATTCGCCGATGCCCTGGACCGATCCGCCACGGTGCGGTTCAACGGCACCACCGAGCAACTGAGCTCCGGATCGGTCCTGATCGCGGCCATCACGTCGTGCACCAACACTTCGAACCCGTCGGTCATGGTGGCTGCCGGCCTGGTGGCGCAGCGCGCCGTGGAGCGCGGGCTGACGATGCCGCCCTGGGTCAAGACCTCGTTCGCGCCCGGATCAAAGGTCGTGCCCGAGTACCTCGAGGCGGCCGGCCTGATGGATCCGCTCAAGTCGCTGGGCTTCAACCTCGTCGGATTCGGCTGCACGACCTGCATCGGCAACTCTGGGCCGTTGGCGGAGCCGATCGCGGCAGCCGTGGAGGAGACCGACCTGGTGGGCGTATCGGTCCTGTCCGGCAACCGGAACTTCGAAGGGCGCATCCATCCGTTGACCCGCGCCAGCTACCTGGCCTCACCGCCGCTGGTGGTGGCGTTCGCCCTGGCCGGGCGGATCGACCTGGACCTCACGACCGAGCCGCTGGGGATCGGCTCCGATGGCGCATCGGTATACCTGAAGGACCTGTGGCCGACCACCGAGGAGGTGGATGCCGTGGTGGCCGAGCGGGTCCGCTCGGAGATCTTCACCAAGGAATACGCCTCGGTATTCGATGGGGATGAGCAGTGGCGCGAGCTGCCCGTGCCGGCCGGAGGCCGATACGCGTGGGACGCGGCGTCAACCTACGTCGCCCGCCCGCCATTCTTCGACGGGTTGGGGATGGAGCCGGAGCCGCTGATCGATGTCGTCGACGCGCGGGTGCTGGCCTGGCTGGGAGATTCGGTCACCACCGACCACATCTCGCCGGCGGGATCCATTCCCCACAGCAGCCCGGCCGGGAAATGGCTCATCGAACGGGGCGTGGCGCCACGCGACTTCAACTCGTACGGGGCCCGGCGCGGGCACCACGAGGTGCTGGTGCGTGGCACCTTCGCGAACATTCGCCTGCGCAACCGGCTCACGCCGGACGCCGAGGGCAACATCACCGAGCACTTTCCCAGCGGGGAGCGGCTGACGATCTTCGAGGCCTCGCAGCGCTATCTGGCCTCGGGGACGCCGCTGGTCGTGCTTGCCGGCAAGGAATACGGGTCTGGATCCTCACGTGACTGGGCGGCCAAGGGACCGCTCCTCCAGGGAGTGCGAGCGGTCATCGCCGAGTCATACGAGCGGATCCATCGGTCCAACCTGGTGGGGATGGGGATCCTGCCCCTCCAGTTCCGTGCCGGCGAGTCCGCGGAGTCGCAGGGCCTGACCGGGCGCGAGACCTTCGCCATCAGGGGCGTGGCCGCGGGTTTGCAGCCCCGCCAGGAGGTGACTGTCGAGGCTCGGGCCGAGGATGGTGCGCTGCGGACGTTCCAGGCCATCGCCCGCCTGGACGGGCCGGTGGACGTCGAGTACTACCGCCAGGGCGGCGTGCTGCAAACGGTCCTGAGGCGCCTGGCGGCCAGCTGA
- a CDS encoding EAL domain-containing protein, whose translation MSIRTVRRRAERALPGLILVSAVGVALLVIASSWSQRDQFTLNTAIVAALVVLASAQGVMLWQRVTAANRAGARLAGLESEEGTFRALVERLPAALYIAGFGPEATWNYVSPRIEDLLGFTAAEWMADSSLWMRQVHPDDRERVTREEAEQWSRKPGVISSSEYRMLSRDGRALWIRDEAVIVTDEQGNPSFFRGYIIDITAQKEAEQALRQSEEQTRRIIDTASYAYIGMDADGMIADWNQAAEQTFGWAREEVVGQPLADRIIPAEQRDAHRMGLARFLETGQGPILGTRMEVNAVHRDGREFPVELTIWAVGTGESATFSALVHDITLRKELERQLQHQAFHDSLTGLANRALFADRVAHAMARQERARRSMAVVFLDLDDFKTVNDSLGHAAGDQLLTAVAERLRGVMRPEDTVARFGGDEFAILLEDTTRESARRVAERVLAALRSPFDLQGKQVFARGSAGVAVAQPGSSPPEDLLRHADLAMYTAKARGKGRIEFFEPRMHLAVIRRQELRSELEQAISRGDFVLHYQPFVDLRNGRLTGLEALIRWRHPERGLIEPDEFIPAAEETGLIVPLGAWITGEACRQMAAWDKAHALPGANGRLPLISVNVSTRQLTDPRLLDMVATSLRDAELAPNRLLLEITESTLMADVVATEQKLLGLRGTGVQLAMDDFGTGYSSLSYLERLPVDLLKIDRSFTASLGDDREVPVLLRSIIKLGQTLGLQVLAEGIERGDQVVRLRELGCRLGQGFHFSPPLPADAVPDAVAQRWEGSLSA comes from the coding sequence ATGTCGATCCGCACGGTGCGTCGCCGGGCTGAGCGCGCGCTGCCCGGCCTGATCCTCGTATCCGCGGTCGGGGTCGCTCTGCTGGTGATCGCGTCGAGCTGGAGTCAGCGCGACCAGTTCACGCTGAACACCGCTATCGTGGCGGCCCTCGTGGTGCTGGCATCGGCGCAGGGCGTGATGCTCTGGCAGCGGGTCACGGCCGCCAACCGCGCCGGGGCCCGGTTGGCCGGGCTCGAGTCCGAAGAAGGCACGTTCCGGGCCCTCGTCGAGCGCCTGCCCGCGGCGTTGTACATCGCCGGCTTCGGTCCCGAGGCCACCTGGAACTACGTCAGTCCCCGGATCGAGGACCTCCTGGGCTTCACGGCCGCGGAGTGGATGGCCGATTCGTCGCTCTGGATGCGCCAGGTCCATCCCGACGATCGAGAACGGGTCACGCGGGAGGAGGCGGAGCAATGGAGTCGCAAGCCGGGCGTGATCAGCTCAAGCGAGTACCGGATGCTGTCTCGCGACGGCCGGGCGCTCTGGATTCGGGACGAGGCGGTGATCGTCACCGATGAGCAAGGGAACCCATCCTTCTTTCGCGGCTACATCATCGACATCACTGCCCAAAAAGAGGCCGAGCAGGCGCTCCGCCAGAGCGAGGAGCAGACCCGGCGGATCATCGACACCGCCAGCTACGCGTACATCGGGATGGATGCCGACGGGATGATCGCCGACTGGAACCAGGCCGCGGAGCAGACCTTCGGCTGGGCCCGCGAGGAGGTCGTCGGCCAGCCGCTGGCCGACCGCATCATCCCGGCCGAGCAGCGAGATGCTCACCGCATGGGCCTGGCCCGGTTCCTGGAGACAGGGCAGGGCCCGATCCTGGGCACCCGGATGGAGGTCAACGCGGTCCATCGTGACGGCCGCGAGTTCCCGGTCGAGCTGACCATCTGGGCCGTCGGGACAGGTGAGTCCGCGACGTTCTCGGCGCTGGTGCATGACATCACGCTGCGCAAGGAGCTGGAGCGCCAGCTGCAGCACCAGGCCTTCCACGACTCGCTCACCGGGCTGGCCAACCGGGCCTTGTTCGCGGACCGCGTGGCGCACGCCATGGCCCGCCAGGAACGGGCCCGCCGCTCGATGGCGGTCGTCTTCCTGGACCTGGACGACTTCAAGACGGTCAATGACAGCCTGGGTCACGCGGCCGGAGACCAGCTGCTGACAGCGGTCGCGGAGCGCCTGCGCGGTGTCATGCGACCCGAGGACACGGTGGCTCGCTTCGGGGGCGACGAGTTCGCCATCCTGTTGGAGGACACCACCCGCGAGTCGGCTCGGCGGGTGGCAGAGCGGGTGCTGGCTGCACTGCGCTCCCCGTTCGACCTCCAGGGCAAGCAGGTCTTCGCCCGCGGCAGCGCCGGGGTCGCGGTGGCCCAGCCGGGCAGCTCGCCGCCCGAGGACCTGCTAAGGCACGCGGACCTGGCCATGTACACCGCCAAGGCCCGCGGCAAGGGCCGGATCGAGTTCTTCGAGCCGCGCATGCACCTGGCCGTCATCCGACGCCAGGAGCTGCGGTCCGAGCTGGAGCAGGCCATCAGCCGCGGCGACTTCGTGCTCCACTACCAGCCGTTCGTCGATCTGCGCAACGGCCGGCTGACCGGACTCGAGGCGCTCATCCGCTGGCGCCATCCGGAACGCGGCCTGATTGAGCCCGACGAATTCATTCCCGCGGCCGAAGAGACCGGGCTCATCGTGCCGCTCGGAGCGTGGATCACCGGTGAAGCCTGTCGCCAGATGGCTGCTTGGGACAAGGCCCATGCGCTGCCGGGCGCCAATGGACGTCTGCCGCTGATCAGCGTGAACGTCTCGACCCGCCAACTGACCGATCCGAGGCTGCTGGACATGGTGGCGACTTCGCTTCGCGATGCAGAGCTCGCCCCCAACCGACTGCTGCTGGAGATCACCGAGAGCACTCTGATGGCCGACGTGGTCGCTACCGAGCAGAAGCTCCTCGGCTTGCGTGGGACCGGCGTCCAGCTGGCCATGGACGACTTCGGGACCGGATATTCGTCGCTGAGCTACCTCGAGCGGCTGCCGGTGGACTTGCTGAAGATCGACCGATCCTTCACCGCCTCGCTGGGCGACGACCGCGAGGTGCCAGTCCTCCTGCGCTCGATCATCAAGCTCGGCCAGACCCTCGGTCTCCAGGTGCTGGCGGAGGGGATCGAACGGGGCGACCAGGTGGTCCGGCTTCGGGAGCTGGGCTGCCGCCTGGGCCAGGGGTTCCACTTCTCACCGCCGCTCCCCGCCGACGCGGTCCCCGACGCCGTGGCCCAACGCTGGGAGGGTTCTCTCAGCGCCTGA
- a CDS encoding adenine phosphoribosyltransferase, protein MTSADDLRKLIREVPDFPKPGILFYDITTLLKDPTAFKEVIDRMVGQVRDTPIDVVVGMESRGFIFSAPIAYQLGAGFVPVRKLGKLPAETIEVEYALEYGTATLEIHRDAIQPGQRVLIVDDLLATGGTVMGTIELVQRLGGEVAGLSFMVELGALGGRERLGQFAIHALLTY, encoded by the coding sequence GTGACTTCGGCCGACGACCTGCGGAAGCTCATCCGCGAGGTCCCCGACTTCCCGAAGCCGGGCATCCTGTTTTACGACATCACGACCCTGTTGAAGGACCCGACCGCCTTCAAGGAGGTCATCGACCGCATGGTCGGCCAGGTCCGCGACACACCGATTGACGTGGTGGTGGGCATGGAGTCGCGCGGGTTCATCTTCAGCGCGCCCATCGCCTACCAGCTGGGCGCCGGGTTCGTCCCGGTTCGGAAGCTCGGGAAGCTGCCAGCCGAGACGATCGAGGTCGAGTACGCCCTCGAGTACGGGACAGCCACCCTGGAGATCCATCGCGACGCCATCCAGCCCGGCCAGCGAGTGCTCATCGTGGATGACCTGCTGGCCACCGGCGGGACGGTGATGGGCACCATCGAGCTGGTGCAGCGCCTGGGCGGCGAGGTGGCGGGCCTGTCGTTCATGGTCGAGCTCGGGGCGCTCGGCGGTCGTGAGCGCCTGGGCCAATTCGCGATTCACGCCCTCCTGACGTATTGA
- a CDS encoding GNAT family N-acetyltransferase, which produces MTVAPATGWHTRAVTDRAEVAAFLRTDRLYAAYPLGDLDASVRRRAAWGMAYDQDGRPRGLAMQHMGLPPQPLFLMGDPEACREVLATEVRPRYAFVQARHDLATAFDDLYRVDLPASLLRMAVDRDSFRPFAGGGAVRLGPADIGDLNRLYQLGLGGGFPASVLEDGVYYGVRVGGRLVAAAGTHVINPSEGIAVVGNVLTHLDHRGQGHAKAATSGVTAELLARVPDVALNVYADNDSAIAAYLRLGYREYCRLGEWVAYRRAGGWDLIRPLRAALRWSWPRADR; this is translated from the coding sequence ATGACGGTAGCCCCGGCGACGGGCTGGCACACCCGCGCGGTCACCGACCGGGCGGAGGTGGCCGCCTTCCTCCGAACCGATCGACTGTACGCCGCGTACCCCCTCGGCGACCTGGATGCGTCGGTCCGACGCCGCGCGGCGTGGGGCATGGCCTACGACCAGGACGGCCGTCCGCGCGGACTGGCCATGCAGCACATGGGGCTTCCCCCGCAGCCCCTGTTCCTGATGGGCGACCCGGAGGCCTGTCGCGAGGTGCTGGCCACCGAGGTGCGGCCGCGCTACGCCTTCGTCCAGGCCCGGCACGATCTGGCCACCGCCTTCGACGACCTTTATCGGGTCGACCTTCCCGCCAGCCTGCTCCGGATGGCGGTGGACCGGGATTCCTTCCGGCCCTTCGCCGGCGGAGGCGCCGTGCGGCTGGGCCCCGCCGACATCGGCGACCTCAATCGGCTGTACCAGCTCGGGCTGGGAGGGGGCTTCCCGGCATCCGTCCTGGAAGACGGCGTCTACTACGGCGTGCGGGTCGGTGGGCGGCTGGTCGCCGCCGCCGGGACCCACGTCATCAACCCGTCCGAGGGCATCGCGGTGGTCGGCAACGTGCTGACCCACCTCGACCACCGCGGGCAGGGACATGCCAAGGCGGCGACGTCGGGGGTGACCGCGGAGCTGCTGGCCCGGGTGCCCGACGTGGCTCTGAACGTGTACGCCGACAACGACTCGGCCATCGCCGCCTACCTGCGCCTGGGCTACCGCGAGTACTGTCGGCTGGGAGAGTGGGTCGCCTACCGGCGAGCAGGCGGCTGGGACCTCATTCGACCATTGCGCGCCGCGTTGCGCTGGAGCTGGCCGCGGGCCGACCGATAG
- a CDS encoding adenosylhomocysteinase, with amino-acid sequence MSDIRNPELAVEGARRIEWADRQMPVLAGIRERLAAERPLDGWRVSACLHVTAETANLVRSLAAGGADVVLCASNPLSTQDDVAAALVVEHGIEVFAIRGEDRDTYYAHINAALDHRPQLTMDDGADLVGELHTHRADLLDEVRGGTEETTTGVIRLRAMAAEGALRYPILAVNEAATKHLFDNRYGTGQSALDGILRATNVLLAGKTAVVGGYGWVGRGIASRIHGMGANVVVVEIDPIRALEAAMDGFRVMPSLDAAAVGDMFITATGSLHVFGADHFRLMRDGAILANAGHFNDEFDLPALETLAAEQRDVRPSTREYRLADGRRLYLLAEGRLINLAAAEGHPSLVMDMSFANQALGAEWLSGHHEELEPQVYEIPIDIDHAVARLKLASMGIAIDRPTEAQEAYAASWQQGT; translated from the coding sequence GTGAGCGACATTCGTAACCCTGAGCTGGCCGTCGAGGGCGCACGGCGCATCGAATGGGCCGACCGTCAGATGCCGGTCCTGGCCGGCATCCGCGAACGGTTGGCCGCGGAGCGGCCGCTTGACGGCTGGCGGGTGAGTGCCTGCCTCCACGTCACTGCCGAGACGGCGAACCTCGTGCGCAGCCTGGCGGCCGGAGGAGCCGACGTGGTCCTGTGCGCCTCGAATCCGCTGTCCACGCAGGACGACGTAGCGGCGGCGCTGGTCGTCGAGCATGGGATCGAGGTGTTCGCCATCCGGGGCGAGGACCGCGACACGTACTACGCCCACATCAACGCCGCCCTGGACCATCGGCCCCAGCTGACGATGGACGACGGGGCCGACCTGGTAGGGGAGCTGCATACCCACCGGGCCGACCTGCTGGACGAGGTCCGGGGCGGGACGGAAGAGACGACTACGGGCGTCATTCGGCTCCGGGCCATGGCGGCTGAGGGCGCTTTGCGCTACCCGATCCTGGCCGTCAATGAGGCGGCCACCAAGCACCTGTTCGACAACCGCTATGGCACCGGGCAGAGCGCCCTCGACGGCATCCTGCGCGCCACCAACGTCCTGCTGGCCGGCAAGACCGCGGTCGTGGGCGGCTACGGCTGGGTGGGGCGAGGGATCGCGAGCCGGATCCACGGCATGGGCGCCAACGTGGTGGTCGTCGAGATCGATCCCATCCGCGCCCTGGAGGCGGCGATGGACGGCTTTCGGGTCATGCCCAGCCTGGACGCGGCCGCGGTCGGGGACATGTTCATCACTGCCACCGGGTCGCTCCACGTATTCGGCGCGGATCACTTCCGGCTCATGCGTGACGGCGCCATCCTCGCCAACGCCGGCCATTTCAACGACGAGTTCGACCTGCCTGCCCTGGAAACCCTGGCCGCCGAGCAGCGCGACGTGCGCCCGTCCACCCGAGAGTACCGCCTGGCCGATGGGCGGCGACTTTACCTTCTGGCCGAGGGCCGTCTCATCAACCTAGCCGCCGCCGAGGGCCACCCGAGCCTGGTCATGGACATGTCATTCGCGAACCAGGCGCTGGGCGCCGAGTGGCTGAGCGGCCACCACGAAGAGCTGGAGCCGCAGGTTTACGAGATCCCGATAGATATCGACCACGCGGTGGCCCGGCTCAAGCTGGCCAGCATGGGGATCGCCATCGATCGCCCGACCGAGGCCCAGGAGGCCTACGCGGCCTCCTGGCAGCAGGGGACGTAA
- the metK gene encoding methionine adenosyltransferase: MIDAERHLFTSESVTEGHPDKVCDAIADAILDDVLAADPMARVAIEVATTTETVIVLGELTTSHLVDVEAIVRRTVREIGYVDPNLGFDASSLSVTSLIKGQSPDIAMGVDHAYETRSGEEAEELGAGDQGMMFGYATDETADLMPMPIQLAHDLCRRLANVRRHGLLPFLRPDGKSQVTVAYGPDRRPIGVRTVLISTQHDAAVEVATELTDAIREEVVDVVIPRDQRDGEIRLLVNPTGRFVLGGPAGDSGLSGRKIIVDTYGGMARHGGGSFSGKDPTKVDRSGAYAARWVAKNVVAAGLASRCEIQVAYAIGVAQPLALNVDTFGTGRVPDSVIGAAIGSVVDLRPGAIIERLDLRRPIYRPIAAYGHFGRSDLDLSWERADLADELRHAAGLAGAPA, from the coding sequence TTGATCGACGCTGAACGGCACCTGTTCACTTCCGAGTCGGTGACCGAAGGCCACCCGGACAAGGTCTGCGACGCGATCGCGGACGCCATCCTCGACGACGTCCTGGCGGCGGACCCCATGGCCCGGGTGGCGATCGAGGTCGCGACCACGACCGAGACGGTCATCGTGCTCGGCGAGCTGACGACCTCGCACCTGGTGGACGTCGAGGCCATCGTGCGGCGCACCGTGCGCGAGATCGGCTACGTCGATCCGAACCTGGGGTTCGACGCCAGCAGCCTGTCGGTCACGTCGCTCATCAAGGGCCAGTCTCCGGACATCGCGATGGGCGTTGACCATGCGTACGAAACGCGATCCGGTGAGGAGGCTGAGGAGCTGGGCGCGGGCGACCAGGGGATGATGTTCGGTTACGCGACCGATGAAACGGCCGATTTGATGCCGATGCCGATCCAGCTCGCGCACGATCTGTGCCGCCGCCTGGCGAATGTCCGCCGCCACGGGTTGCTGCCGTTCCTGCGGCCCGACGGCAAGAGCCAGGTCACGGTCGCCTATGGGCCCGACCGACGTCCGATCGGCGTGCGGACCGTGCTGATCAGCACCCAGCATGACGCGGCGGTCGAGGTCGCGACCGAGCTGACTGACGCGATCCGCGAAGAGGTCGTGGACGTCGTCATCCCCCGTGACCAGCGCGATGGCGAGATCCGGCTGCTCGTGAATCCCACTGGCCGGTTCGTGCTTGGCGGACCGGCCGGCGATTCGGGGCTCAGCGGCCGCAAGATCATCGTCGACACGTATGGGGGAATGGCCCGACACGGCGGCGGGAGCTTCTCCGGTAAGGACCCCACCAAGGTCGACCGCAGTGGGGCGTATGCGGCGCGATGGGTCGCGAAAAACGTCGTCGCGGCGGGGCTCGCGTCCCGGTGCGAGATCCAGGTTGCCTACGCCATCGGCGTGGCGCAGCCGCTGGCGCTCAACGTCGACACCTTCGGGACCGGACGGGTTCCCGATTCAGTTATCGGAGCCGCGATCGGGAGCGTGGTGGACCTCCGTCCGGGAGCCATCATCGAGCGGCTCGATCTCCGCCGACCAATCTACCGGCCCATCGCGGCCTACGGCCACTTTGGCCGGTCCGACCTCGACCTCAGCTGGGAGCGTGCAGACCTCGCCGACGAGCTGCGTCATGCAGCCGGTCTGGCGGGGGCCCCCGCGTGA
- the proC gene encoding pyrroline-5-carboxylate reductase: protein MSVRRPSREARQATTSRQMKVGIVGAGVMAEAMITGLLADRAVRPSSLVASHPRRERRAALAAEHHIRVVARNRDAAADADIVVLAVKPQMLRAVMRELAGALRNGQVVLSIVAGATLRTLSTGLRHAAVVRAMPNTPAQIRKGIAVWAAAPACSATQRDLARAVLRALGDERQVEDENFVAMATALSGTGPTYLFAVMEALVDAGVHLGFPRELAHDLVAETLVGSSQYAAASNLHPAQLRNAVTSPGGTSAAAIYELEKGRLRTVLSDAVWAAYRRTTELGERLEAETLADSD from the coding sequence GTGAGCGTCCGCCGGCCCAGCCGTGAGGCCCGTCAGGCCACCACGAGCCGCCAGATGAAGGTCGGGATCGTTGGGGCCGGGGTGATGGCGGAGGCGATGATCACCGGCCTGTTGGCCGACCGGGCGGTACGCCCTTCGTCCCTGGTGGCGTCCCATCCGCGGCGGGAGCGCCGCGCGGCCCTCGCGGCGGAGCATCACATCCGGGTCGTGGCCCGAAACCGTGACGCGGCGGCGGACGCGGACATCGTGGTCCTGGCGGTCAAGCCCCAGATGCTCCGCGCGGTGATGCGCGAGCTGGCGGGCGCGCTCCGCAACGGCCAGGTGGTGCTGTCCATCGTGGCCGGCGCCACGCTGCGGACATTGAGCACGGGCCTGCGCCATGCGGCAGTGGTGCGGGCCATGCCCAATACCCCGGCCCAGATCCGGAAGGGCATCGCGGTCTGGGCCGCGGCGCCGGCCTGCAGCGCCACCCAGCGCGACCTGGCGCGTGCCGTTCTGCGCGCCCTGGGCGACGAACGGCAGGTCGAGGATGAGAACTTCGTGGCCATGGCCACAGCCCTGTCGGGGACGGGACCGACCTACCTGTTCGCCGTCATGGAGGCGCTGGTGGACGCCGGCGTGCACCTGGGCTTTCCCCGTGAGCTGGCGCACGACCTGGTGGCGGAGACGCTGGTCGGCTCCAGCCAGTACGCGGCAGCCTCGAATCTCCACCCCGCCCAGCTGCGCAACGCGGTGACGTCCCCCGGCGGGACGAGCGCGGCCGCGATCTACGAGCTCGAGAAGGGGCGCCTGCGCACCGTGTTGTCCGACGCGGTGTGGGCCGCATATCGGCGCACCACCGAGCTTGGCGAGCGGCTGGAGGCCGAGACCCTGGCCGACAGCGACTAG
- a CDS encoding sugar phosphate nucleotidyltransferase, translating into MYALVMAGGSGTRLWPLSRRKAPKQLLPLTGDVSLLQQTVARLEPMLRPHDIYVITAESHVHATQRQLPQIPEGNILGEPLARSTAVAAGLGTLLARRQADEVAIVLPADHHVADADAFVAALREAVVTAERGYLVVLGVVPTHPATGYGYLTRGEQLFATGTAAVTAFVEKPNPKAAKELVAAGALWNAGVFVWSGYAFRQALERFQPALAEALDQIGRIPRTPGWQTDARGILEPLPAINIDSGIAEPAAAEGRMAVVGLDAGWSDIGSWSALLEALSRQSGKSLVASGQHLDRGSERVLVHGGERLVVTVGLRDVIIVDTPDALLVCARDRAEEIKPILDEIAEATGDRYL; encoded by the coding sequence ATGTACGCCCTCGTCATGGCCGGTGGGTCCGGGACCCGGCTGTGGCCCCTGTCCCGCCGCAAGGCTCCCAAGCAGCTGCTGCCGCTGACCGGAGATGTCAGCCTGCTCCAGCAGACGGTGGCGCGCCTTGAGCCGATGCTCCGCCCTCACGACATCTACGTCATCACCGCCGAGTCCCACGTCCACGCCACCCAGCGCCAGCTGCCCCAGATTCCGGAGGGCAACATCCTGGGCGAGCCGCTGGCTCGCTCCACGGCCGTGGCGGCCGGTCTCGGTACGCTGCTGGCTCGCCGCCAGGCGGACGAAGTGGCGATCGTCCTTCCGGCTGACCACCACGTAGCGGATGCCGACGCATTCGTGGCCGCTCTGCGCGAGGCGGTCGTCACCGCGGAGCGCGGCTACCTGGTCGTCCTCGGAGTGGTCCCGACCCATCCGGCCACCGGCTACGGCTACCTCACCCGCGGCGAGCAGCTGTTCGCCACCGGAACCGCGGCGGTGACCGCGTTCGTCGAAAAGCCGAATCCGAAAGCCGCCAAGGAGCTGGTCGCGGCCGGCGCGCTGTGGAACGCGGGGGTGTTCGTGTGGAGCGGCTACGCTTTCCGGCAGGCCCTGGAGCGTTTCCAGCCGGCGTTGGCCGAGGCACTGGACCAGATCGGCCGCATTCCGCGGACCCCCGGCTGGCAGACCGATGCCCGCGGGATCCTGGAGCCGCTGCCGGCCATCAACATCGACTCCGGGATCGCCGAGCCCGCCGCGGCAGAGGGTCGAATGGCGGTGGTCGGGCTGGACGCCGGCTGGTCCGACATCGGCTCATGGTCCGCCCTGCTGGAGGCGCTCAGCCGGCAGAGCGGGAAGAGCCTGGTGGCTTCGGGCCAGCATCTGGACCGCGGTTCCGAGCGGGTCCTCGTCCACGGCGGGGAGCGGCTGGTGGTCACGGTCGGCCTCCGCGACGTCATCATCGTCGACACTCCCGACGCGCTCCTCGTGTGTGCCCGCGATCGGGCCGAGGAGATCAAGCCCATCCTGGACGAGATTGCCGAGGCCACCGGCGACCGCTACCTCTAG